GCCAAACCTCCTCCCAGAAGCCCTGGTCGGCGGTCTTGTTGTAATAGACAAGGCGCTCCCCCTCCACCCGCCGTCCCGCGTCGTGATTCTTCATACGTCGCCTCCCAGCTGATACTCCTGAAAGAACGCGGATACATCCTTTTCCACGCGGGGACCGCGCCGATACTTCCGGTTCTTCCAATCCCTGCCGAGAAGATTCATCAGGTGAAGTTGGATCGTCCTGAACAGCCTCGTCATCCCGCCGGTCTCGTTGGCGATGCGGTTGATCTCATCGGGATTCAGGCGTGTGCGGCTCAGGCGGATTTTTTGGGTGGAGCTTCGCTTCATGAACGGCATGTGCAAACAGCGGAAGGGTGACGCGTCCCAATCAAGTTCTTCGTGAAGATACCGGCGCAGGTTCGCGTCGAAGCCGTCCTTGAAGGTCAAGCCGTCGCCCAATAGGCGTTCGGGGCAGTTCACCCAGCTTTCGATCATGAAAAAATTATAAAGTTTGGTCATCGAACGCGAAGGCGGGGCGAGGTGTCCGCACGCGGTTTTCCTTTTCATATCCAGCGATGTCACGTTCAGCACGTTTCCAAAGACGCAGAAATCCTTTGCGAAAGCGCCATCCAGCAATTGCCTGCGCATGATTTTCAAGCCCTGCGGGTCGTACACCTCGTCCCCGTCTACGCCGAAGATCCACGTATCGGTACCGAAGTACGGTTCAATGGCAATCGCCGCCTCGCGAGGAGACTCGATGCTTGACAACTCGATCTTCGGATGCTCGTCCGCGAGCCACCTGCATATTTCGAAGGTGCGGTCGGTGGAGCGATGGTCGGTGATGATTACCTTGTCGCAAAAATCCAGAATGTTCAAGACAACCTGTTTTACATAAACATCCTCGTTGCGCACCTGGACGCTCCCAACGATCTGAAACTGCGGCATGATTCGAATCTCCTCAACGTACCGCGCGCACGAAATACCCGGTGGTGAATTTACTCCAAGCTTCGCTCTCGTTGCCGAAAGAGGCAAGGTCGCGGCGGCACAGC
This portion of the Anaerolineales bacterium genome encodes:
- a CDS encoding glycosyltransferase family 2 protein; this translates as MPQFQIVGSVQVRNEDVYVKQVVLNILDFCDKVIITDHRSTDRTFEICRWLADEHPKIELSSIESPREAAIAIEPYFGTDTWIFGVDGDEVYDPQGLKIMRRQLLDGAFAKDFCVFGNVLNVTSLDMKRKTACGHLAPPSRSMTKLYNFFMIESWVNCPERLLGDGLTFKDGFDANLRRYLHEELDWDASPFRCLHMPFMKRSSTQKIRLSRTRLNPDEINRIANETGGMTRLFRTIQLHLMNLLGRDWKNRKYRRGPRVEKDVSAFFQEYQLGGDV